In Candidatus Falkowbacteria bacterium, a genomic segment contains:
- a CDS encoding NUDIX domain-containing protein, protein MSLNQEQQIRVGIGVMIFKDGKVLLGKRKSSHGAGEYAWPGGHLEYMESFEDCAKREVQEETGMEINNIRFLRLLNLKDYAPKHYVDIGLIADWKSGEPEIMEPDKIEEWGWYEIDNLPSPLFSALPTYFEALQTGRNYWDG, encoded by the coding sequence ATGTCTTTGAATCAAGAGCAACAAATAAGAGTCGGAATTGGTGTAATGATATTTAAAGACGGAAAAGTATTATTGGGAAAAAGAAAAAGCTCACATGGAGCAGGTGAATATGCTTGGCCTGGTGGACATCTTGAGTATATGGAATCATTTGAGGATTGTGCCAAACGTGAAGTTCAAGAAGAAACAGGTATGGAAATTAATAATATTCGCTTTCTTCGTCTTTTAAATTTAAAAGACTATGCACCAAAACATTATGTTGACATTGGTTTAATCGCCGATTGGAAGAGTGGTGAGCCAGAAATTATGGAGCCAGACAAAATTGAGGAATGGGGATGGTATGAAATAGATAATCTTCCTAGTCCATTGTTTAGCGCACTTCCAACCTATTTTGAGGCATTACAAACAGGCAGAAATTATTGGGATGGGTAA
- a CDS encoding NUDIX hydrolase yields the protein MNMNNYLNKLGDGITCPIALIMKDGKFLVGYRNYTPDKWKKISVWTIPGGRSDLGETIEETLRREVAEEVNITDLKILDFIGEAPGAKEGDVVLVFYCTTKQDALLMEPEKFSEWRWVSLKEYEEIYISFNPEVREMIINYLTKLQ from the coding sequence ATGAACATGAATAATTATCTCAATAAGCTAGGAGATGGTATAACTTGCCCGATTGCATTAATTATGAAAGATGGTAAGTTTCTGGTTGGATATCGCAATTATACCCCTGATAAGTGGAAAAAAATTTCAGTTTGGACAATTCCAGGAGGTAGATCAGATTTAGGAGAAACTATTGAGGAAACCCTACGTCGAGAAGTTGCCGAAGAGGTAAATATTACCGATCTGAAAATTTTGGATTTTATTGGTGAGGCCCCGGGAGCCAAGGAAGGCGATGTGGTTTTGGTATTCTACTGTACAACAAAGCAAGATGCTTTGCTAATGGAACCGGAAAAGTTTTCTGAGTGGCGTTGGGTTTCATTAAAAGAATACGAAGAAATATATATTAGTTTTAATCCCGAGGTTAGAGAAATGATTATTAACTATCTTACGAAGCTTCAATAA
- a CDS encoding DNA alkylation repair protein, which yields MTKTTTKNNFINPDTGRISITEAFGENLAILLAEKISTVHKKFDSKSFIQDTKKEVIDKSYTQRIEVIADLLKQYLPEKYTDALAILIKILGPENEEETGMFTNFYWLMPVGKFVEKYGLDNFTESIKAIEEITKRNTGEYAIRPFARKYPTKTLAVCTKWAKSKNFHLRRLASEGLRPKLPWAPKLDVWNDNPKPIFEILEILKEDEVKFVKKSVANHVRDWVKINPKEAKKLISDWSKSKNQHTKWILKHAQR from the coding sequence ATGACAAAAACCACTACAAAAAATAATTTCATAAATCCCGATACTGGTAGAATATCTATCACGGAAGCATTCGGTGAGAATTTGGCGATTTTGCTTGCGGAGAAGATATCAACAGTACATAAAAAATTTGATTCAAAAAGCTTTATTCAAGATACTAAGAAAGAAGTTATTGATAAAAGCTACACCCAAAGAATAGAAGTGATTGCCGATTTACTAAAACAATATCTACCAGAAAAATACACTGATGCCCTCGCCATTCTCATTAAAATACTTGGACCAGAGAACGAGGAAGAAACAGGAATGTTTACTAACTTCTACTGGCTCATGCCGGTTGGTAAATTTGTCGAGAAATACGGACTAGATAATTTTACTGAGTCAATAAAAGCGATTGAAGAAATTACTAAAAGAAATACTGGTGAATATGCCATCCGCCCTTTTGCTCGCAAGTACCCCACTAAGACGCTCGCAGTATGTACTAAGTGGGCAAAGAGTAAAAATTTTCACTTACGTCGCCTTGCCTCAGAAGGTTTACGCCCAAAGCTTCCGTGGGCACCAAAGCTCGACGTATGGAACGATAATCCAAAACCGATTTTTGAAATTCTAGAGATTCTCAAAGAGGACGAAGTGAAGTTTGTAAAAAAGTCAGTTGCCAATCACGTTCGTGACTGGGTAAAGATAAATCCAAAAGAAGCAAAGAAGTTAATTTCCGACTGGTCAAAATCAAAAAACCAACACACTAAATGGATACTTAAACATGCACAGCGATAA
- a CDS encoding helix-turn-helix transcriptional regulator yields MSQSDIFRELGLNRTYISNVENGKQNLTISTMDKIAKVLGVSVDKLVK; encoded by the coding sequence ATGTCGCAAAGCGATATTTTCCGAGAGCTAGGATTAAACCGGACATATATTAGTAATGTCGAGAATGGCAAACAAAATCTTACAATTAGTACAATGGACAAAATCGCCAAGGTGCTTGGGGTGAGTGTAGATAAACTTGTAAAATGA
- a CDS encoding aspartate 1-decarboxylase: protein MRFLLRSKIHKAIVTEADLSYIGSITIDKDLMEKVGLWRGEKVLVVSNTSGARLETYVIEGKRGTGVICMNGAAAYLIKKEEEIIIMGFELVDKQMDAKVILVDKKNKFVKFL from the coding sequence ATGAGGTTTCTACTTAGATCAAAAATTCATAAAGCAATTGTAACCGAGGCTGATTTATCATATATTGGTAGTATTACAATAGATAAAGATTTAATGGAAAAAGTAGGCCTGTGGCGTGGCGAAAAGGTTTTAGTAGTTAGTAATACGAGTGGCGCAAGACTTGAAACTTATGTAATTGAGGGAAAAAGGGGCACGGGTGTTATCTGTATGAATGGAGCCGCCGCATATTTAATTAAAAAAGAAGAAGAGATAATCATTATGGGGTTTGAACTTGTTGACAAACAAATGGATGCAAAAGTTATATTAGTAGATAAAAAAAATAAATTTGTTAAATTTTTATGA
- a CDS encoding nucleotidyltransferase domain-containing protein, protein MNNETKQFLEELKQRSDVLGVILFGSWARGNNRPDSDVDLVVILTEGYRRTVEYKDKQAFEIIYTTEKSVADFWESHKDDCYGLWEVARILYDKDGIIERLKIKASEIIKQGKKVNDPYQVRQYKFSSEDEIGSVAKLTDKDSATANLVLFKTVYSLTELFFDLRQLWTPAPKQRMAKIKELSPEFYSLLFDFYKDKVSSQERIGLAQRMISLVFPPQNI, encoded by the coding sequence ATGAATAACGAGACCAAACAATTTCTTGAAGAATTAAAACAACGATCAGACGTGTTGGGTGTTATTCTTTTTGGTTCTTGGGCAAGAGGAAATAATCGGCCAGATAGCGATGTCGATTTAGTTGTCATTTTGACCGAAGGATATAGACGCACTGTCGAATATAAAGATAAGCAAGCATTTGAAATTATTTACACCACAGAAAAATCGGTCGCTGATTTTTGGGAAAGCCATAAGGATGATTGCTACGGCCTATGGGAAGTAGCAAGGATTTTATATGACAAAGACGGAATCATTGAGAGGTTAAAGATAAAAGCGTCAGAAATCATTAAACAAGGGAAAAAGGTAAATGATCCCTATCAAGTTAGACAATATAAATTTAGCTCAGAAGATGAAATTGGATCGGTGGCAAAGCTTACTGATAAAGATTCGGCTACAGCAAATTTAGTCTTATTTAAAACTGTTTATTCGTTGACTGAACTATTCTTTGATTTGAGACAATTGTGGACTCCGGCACCAAAACAGCGAATGGCAAAAATTAAAGAGCTCAGCCCTGAATTTTACTCTTTACTTTTTGATTTTTATAAGGATAAAGTTTCCTCCCAAGAAAGAATTGGACTGGCTCAGAGAATGATATCGCTAGTTTTTCCGCCACAAAACATATAG
- a CDS encoding type II toxin-antitoxin system PemK/MazF family toxin, whose product MEEYWATLFNWTKLKLKIHNKPDDNTVFFQEREIWWVSLGINIGSEQNGKHGNFERPVLVLKKFNKSTLWIVPLTNQYKDREYYLSLINRDIVYYFNLSQLRLISSKRLLRKISKLSELEFNKVKESIKNLL is encoded by the coding sequence ATGGAGGAATATTGGGCAACACTTTTTAATTGGACAAAATTGAAGTTAAAAATTCATAATAAACCAGATGACAACACCGTGTTTTTTCAGGAAAGAGAGATCTGGTGGGTGAGTTTAGGAATTAATATTGGCTCTGAACAAAATGGAAAACATGGCAATTTCGAGAGACCAGTATTGGTTTTAAAAAAATTTAATAAATCTACTCTTTGGATTGTACCCCTAACTAATCAATATAAGGACAGAGAGTATTATTTAAGTTTGATAAATCGTGATATAGTATATTATTTTAATTTATCCCAATTGCGACTTATTAGTAGTAAGCGGTTATTGAGAAAAATTAGTAAATTATCAGAATTAGAGTTTAATAAAGTAAAAGAATCTATAAAAAATCTTTTATAA
- a CDS encoding A/G-specific adenine glycosylase codes for MPSVKAFQKIIKDYYNKQGRIFPWRETRNPYKILVSEIMLQQTQAPRVVEKYRSFIKRFPSVANLASAKTIDVLQEWQGLGYNRRGLALKKAAEIIMKEYNGKVPNSLESLLSLPGVGPATAGDILAFAWNQPSIVIETNIRSVFIHFFFKDTTNIADSEILPLIQKTLDRKNPREWYFALMDYGAFLKKNHLNPSRRSKQYSPQSPFSGSNRELRSKILRYIIAYSKQPLENIVESLQADKESIEKNLRALVKEGLLLKQMYRKKEYFSIPS; via the coding sequence ATGCCTTCAGTTAAAGCTTTTCAAAAAATTATTAAGGATTATTATAATAAACAAGGGCGAATTTTTCCTTGGCGAGAAACACGCAATCCATACAAAATTCTGGTCTCAGAAATAATGCTTCAGCAAACTCAAGCTCCTCGGGTTGTTGAAAAATATAGATCGTTTATAAAACGCTTTCCTTCAGTTGCAAATTTAGCCTCCGCCAAAACAATTGATGTACTACAAGAATGGCAAGGCTTAGGCTATAACCGTCGCGGCTTAGCTTTAAAAAAAGCTGCCGAAATAATTATGAAAGAATACAATGGCAAAGTTCCTAATTCTTTAGAAAGCCTCCTTTCACTTCCTGGCGTTGGCCCAGCCACCGCAGGCGATATTCTGGCTTTTGCCTGGAATCAACCAAGTATAGTTATTGAAACAAATATTCGGTCAGTTTTTATTCATTTCTTTTTTAAAGATACAACAAATATTGCTGACTCAGAAATTCTACCATTAATCCAAAAAACCTTGGATAGAAAAAATCCCCGCGAATGGTATTTTGCTTTAATGGACTATGGAGCCTTTCTAAAAAAGAATCATCTAAATCCAAGTCGTCGTAGTAAACAATATAGTCCTCAATCCCCTTTTTCTGGATCTAACCGTGAACTTCGCTCAAAAATCCTACGCTATATTATTGCCTATTCAAAACAGCCTCTAGAAAATATTGTTGAAAGTCTTCAGGCTGACAAAGAAAGCATTGAAAAGAATCTAAGAGCTCTGGTCAAAGAAGGGCTCCTTCTGAAGCAAATGTATAGAAAAAAAGAGTATTTCAGTATCCCCTCTTAA
- a CDS encoding ComF family protein, producing the protein MSGGNIENTSTGKFNLFQWFLDCLFPKECLICKHEGEYFCQSCQVKTLFTYPLICFGCSKINVSSGICQDCQPRYAFDGIIIAADYEDEVIGSLIRMYKYRFVKSLAYDLSNILNKKLEVFIQQSHLGYAIEHDFFSAVVLGVPLSQRRERWREFNQAQLLAMQVAEYCNLKFRNDILQREHRPAQAKLNSSERLHNLIDSFQTTTTPPSLVILVDDVVTTGATLHEAAKALKKAGALEVWGLVVAKG; encoded by the coding sequence ATGTCTGGAGGGAACATAGAAAATACCTCCACTGGAAAGTTTAATCTTTTCCAGTGGTTTTTGGATTGCCTATTTCCAAAAGAATGTTTGATATGTAAACATGAAGGAGAATACTTCTGTCAGTCTTGCCAAGTTAAAACATTATTTACGTATCCTTTAATTTGTTTCGGTTGTTCAAAAATTAATGTTTCAAGTGGTATATGCCAGGATTGTCAGCCACGCTATGCTTTTGATGGAATTATAATTGCTGCTGATTATGAAGATGAAGTTATTGGTTCATTAATACGAATGTATAAATATCGGTTTGTGAAAAGTTTGGCTTATGATTTATCAAATATATTAAATAAGAAACTGGAAGTTTTTATACAACAGTCTCATCTTGGCTATGCCATTGAGCATGACTTTTTCTCAGCGGTTGTACTAGGTGTTCCATTAAGTCAGCGTCGAGAGCGGTGGCGGGAATTCAATCAAGCTCAGTTGCTGGCAATGCAGGTTGCAGAGTACTGTAATCTTAAATTTAGAAATGATATATTGCAACGCGAACATCGTCCGGCGCAAGCAAAGCTTAACAGCTCTGAGCGACTTCATAATCTCATTGATTCGTTTCAGACAACTACTACTCCGCCTTCATTGGTTATTTTGGTAGATGATGTCGTCACTACTGGTGCGACCTTACACGAAGCAGCCAAAGCTCTTAAGAAAGCCGGGGCGTTGGAAGTTTGGGGGTTAGTGGTTGCTAAAGGCTAG